CTTCGTCTTTGAGATCGGAGACGAACATGCAACCGGGGCTATGAGTAATTGCGAATTCCGGTTTGGCTTGCATCAGCACCGCTTGCGGAGTCACGCCACACGCCCAGAAGACGGGCAGTTCTTCCGGTTCAACAGGAACCGCGTCGCCAAAATCTGGTTGGGCGAGGTCGGTAATTCCCAGTTGTTCGGGGAATCCCAGATGGACGGGAGCGCCATGTACGGCAGGGAAACGGCCAGTGATTTGCACGGCTCGAATCGCATCGGCTGGCTTAAAGGGACGCATGGAAACAACCAGTGGTCCAGAAAACATGCCCGCCGATTCACAATCGATGGTCGTGCGATACATGGGCACATTGACGCCGAGGTCAACGTGTTTGACAGATAGTCCCGCTTCGATCAACGCGGATTCAAACGTGAACGAACAACCGATCAGAAAGGAAACCAGATCGTCTCGCCAGAGATGGTTGATGTCGGTTGGCTCTTCTACGAGTTCTCCCTGCTTCCAGACTCGATAGCGGGGCAGATCGGTGCGTAGATCAGAACTTTCCCCCAGCTTGTGAGGGCAGGGATCACCGACTTCCGTGACTTCCAGCAGTGGGCAGGGCTTGGGGTTCTTCTGACAGAACTCGAGAAATTGAGAGGCATCCTGTTCACGAAGGATCACGAGAT
This genomic interval from Gimesia alba contains the following:
- a CDS encoding putative hydro-lyase, encoding MNDIRSSLQTGALVRRACREGTITGQTSGLAPGFAQANLVILREQDASQFLEFCQKNPKPCPLLEVTEVGDPCPHKLGESSDLRTDLPRYRVWKQGELVEEPTDINHLWRDDLVSFLIGCSFTFESALIEAGLSVKHVDLGVNVPMYRTTIDCESAGMFSGPLVVSMRPFKPADAIRAVQITGRFPAVHGAPVHLGFPEQLGITDLAQPDFGDAVPVEPEELPVFWACGVTPQAVLMQAKPEFAITHSPGCMFVSDLKDEELAIARL